One segment of Planctomycetota bacterium DNA contains the following:
- a CDS encoding SDR family oxidoreductase — protein sequence MEPRNAIVTLITGAGSGIGRACALQLARRKHHLVLAGRTESKLADAADEILAFGSGEVMIARADISDPAQARSVVDQTLERFGRVDNLVNAAGVAALAPIEKTTKELLSDTFATNTFGPAYLIAACWPRFRTQKSGCVVNVSSLASQDPFPGFFVYAASKAALDSMTRSVAREGAALGVRTFCVNPGGVETPMLRSLFNEKAIPKNQTLAPEAVATVIVDCIEGRRESDQGKIIVLSNP from the coding sequence ATGGAGCCCCGGAACGCAATCGTCACGCTCATCACCGGCGCGGGTTCGGGCATCGGCCGCGCGTGCGCGCTTCAGCTCGCCCGGCGGAAGCACCACCTGGTGCTGGCGGGGCGCACTGAGAGCAAGCTTGCCGACGCGGCCGACGAGATCCTCGCCTTCGGATCCGGTGAGGTCATGATCGCCCGCGCCGACATCTCCGATCCGGCACAGGCCCGCAGCGTGGTCGACCAAACTCTGGAGCGCTTCGGCCGTGTCGACAATCTGGTCAACGCCGCCGGCGTCGCGGCGCTGGCGCCGATCGAGAAGACCACCAAGGAACTTCTGAGCGACACCTTCGCCACCAACACCTTCGGACCGGCCTACCTGATCGCCGCCTGCTGGCCGCGCTTCCGAACCCAGAAGTCGGGCTGCGTGGTGAACGTCAGCTCGCTCGCGTCGCAGGATCCCTTTCCGGGATTCTTCGTCTACGCCGCCAGCAAGGCCGCGCTCGACTCGATGACCCGCAGCGTCGCCCGCGAAGGCGCCGCCCTGGGCGTGCGGACTTTCTGCGTCAATCCCGGCGGCGTTGAGACTCCCATGCTGCGCTCCCTCTTCAACGAGAAGGCGATTCCAAAAAACCAGACCCTGGCGCCGGAGGCGGTGGCCACGGTCATCGTGGATTGCATCGAGGGACGGCGCGAGAGCGACCAGGGCAAGATCATCGTGCTTTCCAACCCCTGA
- the smpB gene encoding SsrA-binding protein SmpB: MSPHVSKDNHEPEIENRKARHDFMIGETFECGMVLKGSEVKSIRTGQISLSEGWVMARAAPPQLELHGVHVAEYPPAGKDRQHPPVRTRRLLAHKSEIKKLAFAMQAKGSSLVPLKVYFKNGVAKLLVGVAVGRKKADKRAAIREKEMKRDIERDSGRRR; the protein is encoded by the coding sequence ATGAGCCCACACGTGTCCAAAGACAACCACGAACCCGAGATTGAGAACCGAAAGGCACGCCATGATTTCATGATCGGCGAGACTTTCGAATGCGGCATGGTTCTCAAGGGCTCGGAAGTCAAGAGCATCCGGACGGGTCAGATAAGTCTTTCCGAAGGGTGGGTGATGGCCCGCGCGGCGCCGCCGCAACTGGAATTGCATGGTGTCCATGTGGCCGAGTATCCGCCCGCGGGGAAGGATCGCCAGCATCCGCCGGTGCGAACGCGACGGCTGCTGGCCCACAAAAGCGAGATCAAAAAACTTGCCTTCGCGATGCAAGCCAAGGGCTCATCGCTGGTTCCGTTGAAGGTTTATTTCAAGAACGGCGTCGCCAAGCTGCTCGTGGGCGTGGCCGTCGGGCGCAAGAAGGCGGACAAGCGTGCGGCGATCCGCGAAAAGGAAATGAAGCGCGACATCGAGCGCGACTCCGGTCGGCGGCGCTGA